One segment of Gammaproteobacteria bacterium DNA contains the following:
- a CDS encoding UDP-glucose/GDP-mannose dehydrogenase family protein, giving the protein MNITIFGSGYVGLVTAACFAEIGNHVMCVDVDASKISVLRTGKCPFYEPGMDPLLRAGVDGGRLVFTTNPAEGVRHGQFQFIAVGTPPGEDGSADLQYVLQVARTIGEHLEDYRVIVNKSTVPVGTADKVRAAVSEVLAQRGVQRDFDVVSNPEFLKEGAAVEDFRKPDRVIIGADNERAEEQMRALYEPFNRNHDRIHSMDVRSAELTKYAANAMLATKISFMNEIANIAERVGADVELVRRGMGADPRIGFHFIYPGAGYGGSCFPKDVKALAHLAREMGFAPKVLDAVEAVNNGQKQLLHQKLVAHFGTLAGKTIALWGLAFKPNTDDMREAPSRVLMEAIWADGGRVRAYDPIAMGETRKIYGERPDLLLADSAEAACEGADALVVVTEWKPFHSPDFVQIGHLLNNKVVFDGRNLYNPATMKAQGYVHYAIGRAAG; this is encoded by the coding sequence TTGAACATCACAATATTTGGTTCTGGGTACGTCGGCTTGGTCACTGCCGCCTGCTTTGCGGAGATAGGCAATCACGTCATGTGTGTGGACGTGGATGCCAGCAAAATCTCGGTGCTTCGCACCGGTAAATGTCCATTCTACGAACCGGGCATGGATCCATTGCTGCGAGCGGGCGTGGACGGCGGACGTTTGGTTTTCACCACCAATCCCGCAGAAGGCGTGCGCCACGGGCAGTTTCAGTTCATCGCGGTGGGCACGCCGCCGGGCGAGGATGGCTCCGCGGACCTGCAGTACGTGCTGCAGGTGGCACGCACCATTGGTGAGCATCTGGAGGACTACCGCGTGATCGTGAACAAGTCCACGGTGCCGGTGGGTACGGCGGACAAGGTACGGGCCGCCGTATCGGAAGTATTGGCGCAGCGTGGCGTGCAGCGCGATTTCGACGTGGTCTCCAACCCCGAGTTTCTGAAGGAAGGTGCGGCTGTGGAGGACTTCCGCAAGCCGGACCGCGTGATCATTGGCGCCGACAACGAACGTGCGGAAGAACAGATGCGCGCCCTGTATGAACCCTTCAATCGCAACCACGACCGCATCCACAGCATGGATGTGCGGTCCGCAGAGCTGACGAAATACGCGGCCAATGCCATGCTGGCCACCAAGATCAGCTTCATGAACGAGATCGCCAACATCGCGGAGCGTGTTGGCGCGGACGTGGAATTGGTACGGCGCGGCATGGGCGCGGATCCCCGCATCGGCTTTCACTTCATCTATCCGGGCGCCGGTTACGGGGGCTCGTGCTTCCCCAAGGATGTGAAGGCGCTGGCGCATCTTGCGCGCGAGATGGGATTCGCCCCGAAGGTTCTGGACGCGGTGGAGGCCGTCAACAACGGCCAGAAGCAGCTCTTGCATCAGAAGCTGGTGGCGCACTTCGGAACGCTGGCTGGCAAGACGATTGCCCTGTGGGGCCTTGCCTTCAAGCCGAATACTGACGATATGCGCGAAGCGCCCAGCCGGGTGTTGATGGAGGCGATCTGGGCGGATGGCGGACGCGTTCGTGCTTACGACCCGATCGCGATGGGCGAAACGCGAAAGATCTATGGCGAGCGGCCGGATCTGCTTCTTGCGGATTCCGCGGAGGCCGCCTGCGAAGGGGCCGATGCGCTCGTTGTGGTTACGGAGTGGAAGCCGTTCCACAGCCCGGATTTCGTGCAGATTGGCCACTTGTTGAACAACAAGGTGGTATTTGACGGGCGCAATTTGTACAACCCGGCGACGATGAAGGCGCAGGGATATGTGCACTACGCAATCGGGCGGGCCGCCGGATGA
- a CDS encoding glycosyltransferase — translation MNLQTAPDVPATGRLAIVHDYLIQMGGAEQVVASLHKALPQAPIFTSVVDRQQLLPDLRAASIQDSWMRALPGVSRHFKRYFPLYPSAFRSLGRIDCDVALISSSGFAKWARFAPRATTISYCHTPARFIWMPDQYLEHEPIHPMLKAAAKLMLKPLRQRDYAIAQKIDHFIANSAYIQARIKRFYGRESTVIHPPVNLDEFSPTQDHGGYYLIASRLVGYKRIDIAVKAFSQNGRRLIVVGDGPDRARLQAMAGPSVEFKGWLPRAEMLAYLQNCYAFVFPGLEDFGITPVEAQACGKPVLAFGQGGVLETVVPGLSGMFFEAQSADSLNGRLQDFEAQQWRADAIAGHAAQFGEARFIEQITQYVNEVLAQRGSAV, via the coding sequence ATGAATTTGCAAACAGCACCGGACGTACCCGCGACCGGCAGGCTTGCGATTGTCCATGACTACCTGATCCAAATGGGAGGGGCAGAGCAGGTCGTGGCGTCCTTGCACAAGGCGCTTCCGCAAGCCCCGATCTTCACCAGTGTTGTCGACCGGCAGCAGCTGCTGCCGGACTTGCGTGCCGCGTCCATTCAAGACAGCTGGATGCGTGCTCTGCCGGGCGTCTCCCGCCACTTCAAGCGGTACTTTCCGCTCTACCCGAGTGCGTTTCGCTCGCTGGGCCGGATTGACTGCGATGTGGCGCTGATCAGCAGCAGTGGTTTCGCCAAATGGGCGCGCTTTGCACCGCGTGCCACCACGATCAGCTATTGCCATACACCCGCGCGCTTCATCTGGATGCCGGACCAGTATCTGGAGCACGAGCCGATCCACCCGATGCTCAAGGCGGCCGCCAAGCTGATGCTGAAGCCCTTGCGGCAGCGCGATTACGCGATTGCGCAGAAGATTGACCATTTCATCGCGAATTCGGCCTATATCCAGGCGCGCATCAAGCGGTTCTACGGTCGGGAGTCGACCGTGATTCATCCGCCTGTGAATCTGGACGAGTTCTCGCCTACACAGGACCACGGCGGTTACTACCTGATTGCCTCGCGCCTGGTGGGCTACAAGCGCATCGACATTGCGGTGAAGGCCTTTTCGCAGAATGGGCGACGCTTGATCGTTGTTGGTGACGGCCCGGATCGCGCGAGACTGCAAGCCATGGCCGGTCCGTCGGTGGAGTTCAAGGGATGGTTGCCGCGGGCAGAGATGTTGGCCTATCTGCAGAACTGCTATGCGTTCGTGTTTCCGGGGCTTGAGGATTTCGGCATTACGCCGGTCGAGGCGCAGGCCTGCGGCAAGCCGGTGCTGGCGTTTGGCCAGGGCGGCGTTCTGGAAACCGTGGTGCCGGGTTTGAGCGGGATGTTCTTCGAGGCGCAGTCTGCGGATTCATTGAACGGACGCCTGCAGGATTTTGAAGCGCAGCAATGGAGAGCGGACGCCATTGCTGGGCACGCTGCCCAATTCGGCGAAGCGCGCTTTATCGAGCAGATCACCCAGTATGTGAATGAGGTGCTGGCTCAGCGCGGTTCGGCTGTTTGA
- a CDS encoding glycosyltransferase: MNKNEGIVLVSTADWDNPYWTNKQHVAVQLAARGHRILYVESQGLRAPTATGKDLRRIATRLKRGLLPPRQVRPNLWVWSPLVIPLHGRPSIRRINRYLLQAGVAFWCWNKRIAPEILWTYSPLTTQLYDADRYSLLVYHAVDDVKVQPGVPTEAVARGEDELSRRADLIFATAPHLYETHKQLNPETHYFSNVADFEHFNKALSDDTQVPQDIVAIPSPRLGFVGAISSYKLDFPMLRELADAHPQWSFVFVGEIGEGDPLTDSSLLRNAKNIHFLGGRPYASLPGYLKAMDVALLPNVLNDYTRSMFPMKFFEYLAAGRPVVATTLPALQAYHGVATFADGAGAFAAAIERVLGGDCAPLSDRLTAAKEQTYEIRTDKMMALVSAALTKKRA, translated from the coding sequence ATGAACAAGAACGAAGGCATCGTCCTGGTCTCCACGGCGGACTGGGACAACCCCTATTGGACCAACAAGCAGCATGTGGCGGTGCAGCTCGCCGCACGGGGACATCGGATTCTTTATGTCGAATCGCAGGGACTGCGGGCGCCAACCGCCACGGGCAAGGATCTCAGGCGAATCGCCACGCGGCTGAAGCGCGGGCTGCTGCCTCCGAGGCAGGTCAGACCCAACTTGTGGGTGTGGTCTCCCCTGGTCATCCCGCTACACGGCCGGCCAAGCATCAGAAGGATCAACCGCTACCTGTTGCAGGCCGGCGTGGCCTTCTGGTGCTGGAACAAGCGGATCGCGCCGGAAATCCTGTGGACCTATTCGCCGCTGACCACACAGCTTTATGACGCCGACCGGTACTCGCTGCTGGTCTACCACGCCGTGGATGACGTCAAGGTCCAGCCTGGCGTGCCGACCGAAGCCGTCGCGCGGGGGGAGGATGAGCTGTCACGCCGGGCCGATCTGATCTTTGCCACGGCTCCGCACCTGTACGAGACGCACAAGCAGCTGAATCCGGAGACGCATTACTTTTCGAATGTGGCGGACTTCGAGCATTTCAACAAGGCGCTTTCCGACGATACCCAGGTGCCACAGGACATCGTCGCGATCCCCTCGCCGCGGCTCGGCTTCGTCGGTGCGATTTCTAGCTACAAACTCGATTTTCCGATGCTGCGCGAACTGGCCGATGCGCATCCGCAATGGTCGTTCGTGTTCGTGGGGGAGATTGGCGAAGGCGATCCGCTGACAGACTCTTCGCTGTTGCGAAACGCAAAGAACATTCATTTTCTGGGCGGGCGCCCATATGCCTCGCTGCCCGGTTACCTGAAGGCCATGGATGTCGCATTGCTGCCGAACGTGTTGAACGACTACACCCGCTCGATGTTTCCCATGAAGTTCTTCGAGTATCTGGCTGCGGGGCGGCCGGTGGTGGCTACGACGCTGCCTGCGCTGCAGGCGTACCACGGAGTAGCCACGTTCGCGGACGGCGCCGGGGCTTTTGCAGCGGCCATTGAAAGGGTCTTGGGCGGTGATTGTGCGCCCTTGAGCGACCGGCTCACCGCGGCGAAGGAACAGACCTACGAGATCCGCACCGACAAGATGATGGCCTTGGTGTCAGCCGCGCTCACGAAAAAGCGTGCGTAA